One Kitasatospora sp. MAP12-44 DNA segment encodes these proteins:
- a CDS encoding phosphopantetheine-binding protein, with the protein MTESQTDEATVGALVRLLRKILTDLPEGHEITAGDRLEDLGLTSFQLMQLIAASEQEFDIEFPDSALSLTTFESVASVALVVGALAIRRSEPPTP; encoded by the coding sequence ATGACTGAATCGCAGACCGATGAGGCAACCGTAGGGGCGCTCGTGCGGCTTCTGCGCAAGATCCTCACTGACCTTCCCGAGGGTCACGAGATCACGGCCGGCGACCGGCTGGAAGATCTGGGTCTGACCTCGTTCCAGCTGATGCAGCTCATCGCCGCGTCCGAGCAGGAGTTTGACATCGAATTCCCCGACTCCGCGCTCTCCTTGACGACGTTCGAGTCGGTCGCCTCGGTGGCGCTCGTCGTCGGCGCGCTGGCGATCAGGCGATCGGAGCCGCCGACGCCATGA
- a CDS encoding DUF5937 family protein: MTYLLGVDDLAATWCGYSPLHETVRSLRLRGQPGEFPEQRGWMLSWARGYAGLDTELLDALVTPRGFCPDALTPRPRSCRPCIRDELTLLAATPPGQLLADIRTAYACDGSPLPQLLDRLSDDPLALRVRVVTALGTYWARCLEPAWWPRARTVLEADLAYRGRRLAESGVAGLFADLDPRVSWADGALRILNDRSPAPEPARREPVAGRGLVLVPTLFARAARTEISPSGAPVVVYPARGRGTMAEGLATCAVAASTALAELIGAPRARLLGLLGTPATTTALAQRLGVTPGAVSRHLGALAAAGLLERTRNGRAVLYQRSSLGDSLATGPG, encoded by the coding sequence ATGACCTATCTCCTGGGCGTCGACGACCTCGCCGCCACCTGGTGCGGGTACTCCCCACTGCACGAGACGGTACGCAGCCTGCGATTACGCGGTCAGCCCGGCGAATTCCCCGAGCAGCGCGGCTGGATGCTGTCCTGGGCGCGCGGATACGCCGGACTGGACACCGAACTGCTGGATGCCCTGGTGACGCCCCGGGGCTTCTGCCCGGACGCGCTGACCCCGCGCCCGCGTAGCTGCCGGCCGTGCATCCGGGACGAGTTGACGCTGCTCGCCGCGACGCCCCCGGGCCAGCTGCTCGCCGACATCCGCACGGCCTACGCGTGCGACGGCAGCCCGCTGCCGCAGCTGCTCGACCGATTGTCCGACGATCCGCTCGCGCTGCGCGTCCGGGTGGTCACCGCGCTCGGCACGTACTGGGCGCGCTGCCTGGAGCCCGCCTGGTGGCCGCGGGCGCGGACCGTCCTGGAAGCCGATCTCGCCTACCGGGGCCGCCGGCTCGCCGAATCCGGGGTGGCCGGGCTGTTCGCCGATCTGGACCCGCGGGTCTCCTGGGCCGACGGCGCACTGCGGATCCTCAATGACCGGTCCCCAGCGCCCGAACCGGCCCGGCGGGAGCCGGTGGCCGGGCGCGGACTGGTGCTGGTACCCACGCTCTTCGCCCGCGCGGCGCGCACCGAGATCTCGCCGAGCGGTGCCCCGGTGGTCGTCTACCCGGCCCGGGGCCGCGGCACCATGGCCGAAGGCCTGGCCACCTGCGCGGTCGCCGCCTCCACCGCCCTCGCGGAGCTGATCGGTGCGCCCCGGGCCCGCCTGCTCGGCCTGCTCGGCACGCCGGCGACCACCACCGCGCTGGCGCAACGGCTCGGGGTCACGCCCGGCGCGGTGAGCCGCCACCTCGGAGCACTGGCGGCCGCCGGGCTGCTGGAGCGCACCCGCAACGGCCGGGCGGTGCTCTACCAGCGCTCCTCGCTGGGCGACTCGCTGGCCACCGGCCCGGGGTAG
- a CDS encoding alpha/beta hydrolase-fold protein: MNVSLLDGWFPWALQLAAAAAFLLALGRRDRRWRLQRAPIALAVAALVTTVGAVTVPGLAGINDPIPFGLWLWTGVAIASFSVLGFGWRSARWWRRLLAPVAALLALVAAANALNISTGYYPTLDDAIGELSGAPLPGQITLAQLGSIHGRTTTGRIVQVDIPDTASGFTHRQELVYLPPAWFRSVHRPKLPVLEMIGAEFAAPDNWIRAGDAVKTADAYAAEHHGFAPVLVFADATGGFKVDTECVDGPHGNSEDHLVKDIPPYIEKTFNTATDPHKWGVAGWSMGGTCAIDLTVEHPNVFTHFGDFSGDHGPYIGDKESTIQQLYGGNATAWAAHDPATVLAHHAKYKGVSGWFEDGDQEHSQTTAAKELSAAARKDGIRTVVTSCSGAHTWQTGAASFAQALPWLSQQLSLQGTHP, from the coding sequence ATGAACGTCTCCTTGCTCGACGGCTGGTTTCCCTGGGCCCTTCAACTCGCCGCCGCCGCTGCCTTCCTCCTCGCGCTCGGCCGGCGGGACCGGCGCTGGCGGCTGCAGCGGGCACCGATCGCTCTCGCCGTCGCGGCGCTTGTCACCACGGTCGGTGCGGTCACGGTGCCGGGCCTGGCCGGGATCAACGACCCGATCCCGTTCGGCCTGTGGCTGTGGACCGGCGTGGCGATCGCGTCGTTCAGCGTGCTGGGCTTCGGCTGGCGCAGCGCCCGCTGGTGGCGGCGGCTGCTGGCGCCGGTGGCCGCACTGCTGGCCCTGGTGGCCGCCGCCAACGCGCTCAACATCTCAACCGGCTACTACCCGACGCTGGACGACGCGATCGGTGAGCTGAGCGGTGCCCCGCTGCCGGGCCAGATCACCCTCGCCCAGCTCGGTTCGATCCACGGCAGGACCACGACCGGCCGAATCGTCCAGGTGGACATCCCGGACACCGCCAGCGGCTTCACCCACCGGCAGGAGCTGGTCTACCTGCCGCCCGCCTGGTTCCGCAGTGTGCACCGGCCCAAGCTGCCGGTCCTGGAGATGATCGGCGCCGAGTTCGCGGCGCCCGACAACTGGATCCGCGCCGGTGACGCGGTGAAGACGGCGGACGCCTACGCGGCCGAACACCACGGCTTCGCCCCCGTGCTGGTGTTCGCGGACGCGACGGGCGGCTTCAAGGTGGACACCGAGTGCGTCGACGGTCCGCACGGCAACTCCGAGGACCATCTGGTCAAGGACATCCCGCCGTACATCGAGAAGACCTTCAACACCGCCACCGACCCGCACAAGTGGGGCGTGGCCGGCTGGTCGATGGGCGGCACCTGTGCGATCGACCTGACCGTCGAACACCCCAACGTGTTCACCCACTTCGGGGACTTCTCCGGCGACCACGGTCCGTACATCGGCGACAAGGAGAGCACCATCCAGCAGCTCTACGGCGGAAACGCGACGGCTTGGGCGGCACACGACCCGGCGACCGTGCTCGCGCACCACGCCAAGTACAAGGGCGTCTCAGGCTGGTTCGAGGACGGCGACCAGGAGCACAGCCAGACAACGGCGGCCAAGGAGCTGAGCGCGGCGGCCAGGAAGGACGGCATCCGCACGGTCGTCACCAGCTGCTCCGGCGCGCACACCTGGCAGACCGGCGCGGCCTCCTTCGCCCAGGCGCTGCCCTGGCTGTCACAGCAGCTCAGTCTGCAAGGCACCCACCCGTAG
- a CDS encoding site-specific integrase, whose product MLGGGERWACELPTHKVPADNSWPSYVRVVREWMEFGAEYGVSLLDSRDRLKALLGAYSVHRSRGPLKDRFKASTWNHHMAILGRFYSWATDNGHATAVPFTYRYATGVFGGQIREMTVNQARRRQPKEHVTIKYLEEDFAELFFKGLARLQPDGSPERGYRGREMARNAAVGRFMFASGPRNQEFSYLLAAEVPALPARRTPMPLPFSLPWGITKGGKFRHTWIDYDTLAELHNYLAFERASAVRGSSWMPPSRWGEPLMVTEADALGGRVNGSRLRWEDLGPGERRRLVAPGGGSMLCDADAALALYLTGHEPLLVLRDLLGHSSALTTEKYLHRLDTTRIFAELPPAAAGHSKADMRAAEHEAAAEFDDEDDI is encoded by the coding sequence GTGCTCGGCGGTGGTGAACGGTGGGCCTGCGAGCTGCCGACCCACAAGGTCCCGGCGGACAACTCCTGGCCCTCGTACGTCCGGGTTGTCCGGGAGTGGATGGAATTCGGCGCCGAGTACGGCGTGAGTCTGCTGGATAGCCGGGACCGGCTGAAGGCACTGCTCGGCGCGTACTCGGTCCACCGCTCGCGCGGCCCGTTGAAAGACCGGTTCAAGGCATCGACGTGGAACCACCACATGGCCATCCTCGGCAGGTTCTACTCCTGGGCGACCGACAACGGCCATGCCACGGCGGTGCCGTTCACCTACCGTTACGCCACCGGGGTGTTCGGCGGCCAGATCCGCGAGATGACGGTGAACCAGGCCCGTCGGCGGCAGCCGAAGGAGCACGTGACGATCAAGTACCTGGAGGAGGACTTCGCCGAGCTCTTCTTCAAGGGTCTGGCCCGGCTGCAGCCGGACGGCAGCCCCGAGCGGGGCTACCGGGGCCGGGAGATGGCGCGCAACGCGGCGGTGGGCCGGTTCATGTTCGCGTCCGGGCCGAGGAACCAGGAGTTCAGCTATCTGCTGGCCGCCGAAGTGCCCGCGCTGCCCGCGCGCCGGACACCGATGCCGCTCCCCTTCTCGCTGCCGTGGGGCATCACCAAGGGCGGCAAGTTCCGGCACACGTGGATCGACTACGACACGTTGGCCGAGCTGCACAACTACCTGGCGTTCGAGCGGGCGAGCGCGGTGCGGGGCTCATCGTGGATGCCGCCGAGCCGCTGGGGCGAGCCGCTGATGGTGACCGAGGCCGACGCCTTAGGCGGCCGGGTCAACGGCTCCCGGCTGCGCTGGGAGGACCTGGGGCCCGGCGAGCGCCGCCGCCTGGTGGCACCCGGCGGCGGGTCGATGCTGTGTGATGCGGACGCCGCGCTCGCGCTCTACCTGACCGGCCACGAACCGCTGCTGGTCCTGCGTGACCTGCTCGGCCACTCCAGCGCCTTGACCACGGAGAAGTACCTGCACCGGCTCGACACCACCCGGATCTTCGCCGAACTGCCCCCGGCCGCAGCCGGACACTCGAAGGCCGACATGCGGGCCGCCGAGCACGAAGCGGCTGCCGAGTTCGACGACGAGGACGACATCTGA
- a CDS encoding aldo/keto reductase — protein MRHTTLGSLQVSAQGLGCMSMSEYYGRSDWDQALSAVHRALDLGVTLLDTADIYGAGHNEVLLGRAIADRREGVVVATKFGIDRSAGDHRRRVRGEPDYVRRSCDASLLRLGVDHIDLYYLHRPPQDVELAETVQAMSELVAAGKVRHLGLCEVDADQLRQAHAVHPIAAVQSEYSLWSREVEAVVPAMAELGVGLVPYAPLGRGFLTGEVDPGSLGENDSRRAHPRFQGDHAAANRRLAETVGALAAQLGVTGAQLALAWVYARGRQLGICVAPIPGTSSPQHVAENVAALTISLDDAVLARLDPLAREVSGERHGPLQAVQPPAQP, from the coding sequence ATGCGCCACACCACACTCGGATCACTCCAAGTCTCGGCGCAGGGACTGGGCTGTATGAGCATGAGCGAGTACTACGGCCGGTCCGACTGGGACCAGGCCCTCTCGGCCGTCCACCGCGCACTGGATCTGGGTGTCACCCTGCTCGACACCGCCGACATCTACGGCGCCGGCCACAATGAGGTCCTGCTCGGCCGCGCGATCGCGGACCGGCGCGAGGGCGTCGTGGTAGCCACCAAGTTCGGCATCGACCGCTCGGCGGGCGATCACCGTCGCCGTGTGCGCGGGGAGCCGGACTACGTGCGCCGCAGCTGCGACGCCTCGCTACTGCGCCTGGGCGTCGACCACATCGACCTGTACTACCTGCACCGGCCACCGCAGGACGTCGAGCTCGCCGAGACCGTACAGGCGATGTCGGAGCTGGTGGCCGCAGGCAAGGTGCGCCACCTCGGGCTGTGCGAGGTCGACGCGGACCAGCTGCGGCAGGCGCACGCCGTGCACCCGATCGCCGCAGTGCAGAGCGAGTACTCCCTGTGGAGCCGGGAGGTCGAAGCCGTCGTACCGGCCATGGCCGAGCTCGGCGTCGGCCTGGTGCCGTACGCGCCGCTGGGGCGCGGTTTCCTGACCGGAGAGGTGGATCCGGGCTCGCTGGGAGAGAACGACTCCCGACGCGCCCATCCCCGGTTCCAGGGCGATCACGCCGCCGCCAACCGGCGGCTGGCCGAGACGGTGGGCGCGCTGGCGGCGCAGCTGGGTGTGACCGGCGCGCAGCTCGCGCTGGCCTGGGTGTACGCCCGCGGTCGGCAGCTGGGGATCTGCGTGGCACCCATTCCCGGCACCAGCAGCCCGCAGCACGTGGCCGAGAACGTGGCCGCGCTCACGATCTCGCTGGACGACGCGGTGCTGGCGCGGCTCGATCCGCTCGCCCGGGAAGTGTCCGGCGAGCGGCACGGCCCGCTCCAGGCCGTCCAACCCCCGGCTCAGCCGTGA
- a CDS encoding carboxymuconolactone decarboxylase family protein, whose product MTGAAQPSTADRDWGGRLPLASRGPLTEDQLAAQRRIQAEVVPWAREAGTAAATAEGDPIGPFNAFVHRPAAGMAFLDWVLADQAHSSLTAPLREIVILTVGAVWNCEYEIYVHTAMARHTGVAEPVIEAVLAGRSSVDFSSTEATVHRFTDELARTRSVCDDTYRLAVEAVGQTGVLDMVNLIGAYLATSALLNAFRVPAPRPAEPASKT is encoded by the coding sequence ATGACCGGCGCCGCTCAGCCATCGACCGCAGACCGGGACTGGGGCGGGCGACTGCCCCTGGCCTCCCGCGGTCCGCTCACCGAGGACCAGCTCGCCGCGCAACGACGTATACAGGCCGAGGTAGTGCCGTGGGCCCGGGAGGCGGGGACCGCTGCGGCCACGGCCGAAGGAGATCCGATCGGCCCATTCAACGCGTTCGTGCACCGTCCCGCCGCTGGCATGGCCTTCCTGGACTGGGTCCTCGCCGACCAGGCCCACTCGTCCCTGACCGCGCCCCTGCGTGAGATCGTCATCCTCACCGTCGGGGCGGTGTGGAACTGCGAGTACGAGATCTACGTCCACACCGCGATGGCCCGGCACACCGGCGTCGCGGAGCCGGTGATCGAGGCCGTCCTCGCCGGGCGCTCAAGTGTCGACTTCTCGTCCACCGAGGCAACCGTCCACCGCTTCACCGACGAACTGGCACGCACGCGGTCCGTCTGCGACGACACGTACCGCCTCGCGGTCGAGGCGGTAGGGCAGACCGGCGTCCTGGACATGGTCAACCTGATCGGCGCATACCTCGCGACTTCGGCCCTGCTCAACGCCTTCCGGGTACCCGCACCACGTCCAGCCGAGCCGGCTAGTAAAACCTGA
- a CDS encoding alpha/beta hydrolase, translating into MLPITDTPQQPQAKHPGRTLVASHSFSFARREWIEASAPLSEQFRVVAVDAPGHGEAREIPGYTMAEMAAAFAATINELGLTDYVLVGHSMTGKVMQILASRAGTGLGLKHPPAKLVLITPTPLGQEVGGEDLPRELFESRRGHADAEKFVLDRTAVPLAPKVFDRTCEDYARMNRKAWDAWLHKGIYEDWTERAAPIDVETLLIVADSDPVWGLEMQKKLTVPHLSNVTIASVDSGHQVPLEAPQALSDLITAFAAS; encoded by the coding sequence ATGCTGCCCATCACCGACACTCCTCAGCAGCCCCAGGCGAAGCACCCCGGGCGCACCCTCGTGGCCTCGCACTCGTTCAGTTTCGCCCGCCGCGAATGGATCGAGGCCAGCGCTCCGCTGTCGGAGCAGTTCCGGGTCGTCGCCGTGGACGCGCCCGGCCACGGCGAGGCGCGGGAGATCCCCGGCTACACGATGGCCGAGATGGCCGCCGCGTTCGCCGCCACGATCAACGAGCTCGGCCTAACCGACTACGTGCTGGTCGGCCACTCGATGACCGGAAAGGTCATGCAGATCCTCGCCAGCCGGGCCGGCACCGGGCTGGGGCTCAAGCATCCCCCGGCGAAGCTCGTGCTGATCACCCCCACCCCGCTCGGGCAGGAGGTCGGCGGCGAGGACCTGCCGCGCGAACTGTTCGAGAGCCGCAGGGGCCACGCTGACGCGGAGAAGTTCGTGCTGGACCGCACCGCGGTACCGCTGGCGCCGAAGGTGTTCGACCGCACCTGCGAGGACTACGCGCGGATGAACCGCAAGGCCTGGGACGCCTGGCTGCACAAGGGGATCTATGAGGACTGGACCGAGCGCGCCGCGCCGATCGACGTCGAGACCCTGCTGATCGTCGCCGACAGCGACCCGGTCTGGGGCCTGGAGATGCAGAAGAAGCTGACGGTGCCCCACCTGTCCAACGTCACGATCGCCTCGGTCGACTCCGGACACCAGGTGCCGCTGGAGGCGCCGCAGGCCCTGTCCGACCTCATCACCGCCTTCGCCGCGTCATGA
- a CDS encoding phytanoyl-CoA dioxygenase family protein, producing MSMPNLTFHNADRAIPLLEKDGYALIRHALSAEDVERARAVCDDHLLPDADAENEIEATALLQMPELAFIFEERLMAALTGWLGGTLVLYPNYVARLNRFTDWHIDNGFSPRFLADASHLYSPDFRHLQCVVYLQDNIPGSGGGLDVRPGSHAWAAGGLLPDDDELARSYPEIVSVDSKAGDLIVFDGRLMHRGTPTDGSHKAPRRRKYGIFWSASRDDQVQIDRFIEYFLGRVDYLRTLNLSPDEIQREVRRHELMHDVRFPKSYLPQAAEVIRRFGVTLAEMPEPGTERS from the coding sequence ATGAGCATGCCGAACCTCACGTTCCATAACGCGGATCGTGCGATCCCATTGCTGGAGAAGGACGGTTACGCCCTCATTCGCCATGCCCTGTCGGCAGAGGATGTCGAGCGGGCCCGCGCGGTCTGCGATGACCACCTGCTGCCCGATGCCGATGCTGAGAACGAGATCGAGGCCACGGCGCTGCTGCAGATGCCCGAGCTGGCCTTCATTTTCGAGGAGCGCCTGATGGCGGCGCTGACCGGATGGCTCGGCGGGACCCTGGTGCTCTATCCGAATTATGTGGCACGACTCAACCGGTTCACGGACTGGCACATCGACAACGGATTCTCACCAAGATTTCTGGCCGATGCGAGCCATCTCTACAGCCCGGACTTCCGGCATCTGCAATGTGTGGTCTATCTCCAGGACAACATCCCCGGATCCGGCGGAGGGCTGGACGTGCGGCCGGGGTCGCACGCATGGGCAGCCGGCGGTCTGCTCCCCGATGACGACGAACTCGCGCGCAGCTACCCCGAAATCGTCTCGGTCGATTCCAAGGCGGGCGACCTCATCGTGTTCGACGGAAGGCTGATGCACCGGGGGACACCGACGGACGGCTCACACAAGGCCCCGCGCCGCCGCAAGTACGGCATATTCTGGAGTGCGTCACGCGATGACCAGGTGCAGATCGACCGGTTCATCGAGTACTTCCTGGGCCGCGTGGATTATCTGCGCACGCTGAATCTGTCGCCGGATGAAATTCAGCGCGAGGTCCGGCGGCATGAGCTCATGCACGACGTCCGCTTCCCGAAGAGCTACCTTCCGCAGGCGGCCGAGGTCATCCGCAGGTTCGGCGTCACCCTCGCCGAGATGCCCGAACCCGGTACGGAACGTTCGTGA
- a CDS encoding TetR/AcrR family transcriptional regulator: MNGPQTRGRGRPREPEHEELVLTAATQLLLEGGVAACTVEAVSRRSGVSKPTIYRRWPHRTALAIEAFAAHIGRLVPLVETGDSAHDLVQAVARLAEYYQGRDGVVFAQLVAAAVLEPGTADLLNSRFFAPRRAALRELWERGVARGELDPHVEPDAAIDLLFGPAAFRLMLGHQPVDVDSCVHLARTALQGLILTRPTTPSPAPKATGG; this comes from the coding sequence GTGAACGGCCCGCAGACCCGCGGCCGGGGACGGCCTCGCGAGCCCGAGCACGAGGAGCTGGTGCTCACCGCCGCCACGCAACTGCTCCTGGAAGGCGGCGTCGCCGCGTGCACGGTCGAGGCGGTGAGCCGCCGCAGCGGCGTGAGCAAGCCCACGATCTACCGGCGCTGGCCGCACCGCACCGCGCTGGCGATCGAGGCCTTCGCCGCGCACATCGGCCGTCTGGTGCCGCTGGTCGAGACCGGGGACAGTGCGCACGACCTGGTCCAGGCCGTAGCCCGTCTGGCTGAGTACTACCAGGGTCGCGACGGCGTCGTCTTCGCCCAGCTGGTCGCCGCCGCCGTGCTGGAACCCGGCACCGCCGACCTGCTCAACTCCCGGTTCTTCGCGCCGCGCCGCGCGGCGCTGCGCGAGCTGTGGGAACGCGGGGTCGCGCGCGGCGAGCTCGACCCGCACGTCGAGCCCGACGCGGCGATCGATCTGCTGTTCGGCCCGGCAGCGTTCCGCCTGATGCTCGGCCACCAGCCCGTCGACGTGGACTCCTGCGTGCACCTGGCCCGCACCGCCCTGCAGGGCCTGATCCTCACCCGACCGACCACACCGTCCCCCGCACCGAAGGCAACCGGAGGTTAG
- a CDS encoding TIGR03621 family F420-dependent LLM class oxidoreductase, with amino-acid sequence MVPGEHRHAPAPAPFRFCVATGGVETAQEWPELARKAEDLGYDLLAVTDHVQQEMAPFTALATAAAVTTRLRLGTYVMCHDLRSPVVLAKEFATLDLLSGGRVEIGLGAGWLVSDYTRTGTPFSSRTRRFERFAEYVELLSGLLAGGSVSYQGQYFSVSDVMCVPSPVQPIPLLIGGSRRRVIELAAKRADTVSIAPTTGADGRRSSYWDTEIDDRVGWVRAAAADRPAVPEIDVAVHECRVLPRPKAVTAALSAARGIREDQLDAIPSLLVGTAEHVAELLLARRERWGASRVTIPASAVDEMAPIVARLSGS; translated from the coding sequence ATGGTGCCCGGCGAACATAGGCATGCCCCTGCCCCTGCCCCGTTCCGATTCTGTGTGGCAACGGGCGGCGTTGAGACCGCGCAGGAATGGCCAGAACTCGCCCGCAAGGCCGAGGATCTGGGCTACGACCTCCTGGCGGTCACCGATCACGTCCAGCAGGAGATGGCACCGTTCACGGCGCTGGCCACGGCTGCCGCGGTCACCACCAGGCTTCGGCTCGGAACCTACGTCATGTGCCATGACCTGCGCAGCCCGGTCGTCCTTGCGAAGGAGTTCGCGACCCTGGACCTGCTGAGCGGCGGGCGGGTTGAAATCGGTCTCGGCGCCGGTTGGTTGGTGAGCGACTACACCCGAACCGGGACACCGTTCAGCAGCCGCACGCGACGCTTCGAGCGGTTCGCGGAGTACGTCGAACTCCTCTCCGGGCTCCTCGCCGGCGGCTCGGTCAGCTATCAGGGGCAGTACTTCTCGGTGTCCGACGTGATGTGTGTACCGTCCCCGGTGCAGCCCATCCCCCTGCTGATCGGTGGCTCACGGCGGCGCGTGATCGAGCTCGCGGCGAAGCGGGCGGACACCGTGAGCATCGCACCGACAACCGGTGCCGATGGCCGCCGGTCCTCCTACTGGGACACCGAGATCGACGACCGGGTGGGCTGGGTGCGCGCAGCTGCGGCTGATCGCCCTGCTGTGCCCGAGATCGACGTTGCGGTTCACGAATGCAGGGTCCTGCCGCGGCCCAAGGCGGTGACAGCCGCGCTGAGCGCCGCTCGAGGAATTCGCGAAGATCAGCTTGATGCGATCCCCAGCCTCCTCGTGGGGACGGCCGAGCACGTGGCTGAGCTGCTGCTTGCCCGCCGCGAACGTTGGGGGGCTTCGCGGGTGACGATTCCGGCCTCCGCGGTGGACGAGATGGCTCCGATCGTCGCTCGCCTTTCCGGTAGCTGA